The Sinomonas sp. P10A9 genome includes a window with the following:
- a CDS encoding winged helix-turn-helix transcriptional regulator — MSHILLLTNATGSSVDILPALELLNHRVHILPAEPTALLDADPSDVIFLDARRDLVGSRSLTQLLRATGLAAPLILILTEGGMAAVSSAWAVDDVVLDSAGPAEVEARIRLAVSRASTVEEPETEIRAAGVVIDEASYTAKVNGAALNLTFKEFELLKYLAQHPGRVFTRQQLLTEVWGYDYYGGTRTVDVHVRRLRAKLGTDHEGLIGTVRNVGYRLTLTRLPEDELSEA; from the coding sequence ATGTCGCACATCCTGCTCCTGACAAACGCCACGGGCTCGTCGGTCGACATCCTTCCGGCGCTTGAGCTGCTCAACCACCGCGTCCACATCCTGCCTGCCGAGCCCACGGCGCTGCTCGACGCAGACCCCTCGGACGTCATCTTCCTCGACGCGCGCAGGGACCTCGTGGGGTCGCGCTCGCTCACCCAGCTCTTGAGGGCCACCGGCCTCGCCGCCCCGCTCATCCTGATCCTCACCGAGGGCGGCATGGCCGCCGTGTCCTCTGCGTGGGCGGTCGACGACGTCGTGCTCGACTCCGCGGGTCCGGCCGAGGTCGAGGCGCGCATCCGGCTCGCCGTCTCCCGCGCGTCGACCGTCGAGGAGCCCGAGACTGAGATCCGCGCGGCCGGCGTCGTGATCGACGAGGCGAGCTATACCGCCAAGGTCAACGGTGCGGCGCTCAATCTGACGTTCAAGGAATTCGAGCTCCTCAAGTACCTCGCCCAGCACCCAGGGCGCGTGTTCACGCGCCAGCAGCTGCTCACCGAGGTGTGGGGCTACGACTACTACGGCGGCACCCGCACCGTTGACGTCCACGTGCGGCGGCTGCGCGCGAAGCTGGGCACCGACCACGAGGGGCTCATCGGAACCGTGCGCAACGTCGGCTACCGCCTCACCCTGACCCGGCTGCCCGAGGATGAGCTCAGCGAGGCCTGA
- a CDS encoding GntR family transcriptional regulator: protein MSSQPGPPPLHRKLEAELRSRISTGRWRAGTSLPSEAALSSEFGVSRGTVRQALTSLRDEGLLFGGRGRRPTVRSGAKSQPLSTFLPFAEWARQENLNPGQRTLEAARREASAEACCALELPDGAFVVNILRLRLLDGEAAMLERSSFVLDVGRYLADSHAGTESIVEFLGERGIWLESAHHTVDAIAASTADAQLLGVDIGAPLLRERRTTYDSGGRPVEYSDDRYLPTLTNFSIENRVRGPVPLTGQRA from the coding sequence ATGTCCTCACAGCCCGGTCCGCCGCCGCTGCACCGGAAGCTCGAGGCCGAACTGCGCAGCCGGATCTCGACCGGTCGGTGGCGCGCCGGCACGAGCCTGCCGAGCGAAGCTGCCCTGAGCAGCGAATTCGGCGTCTCCCGGGGTACCGTGCGGCAGGCGCTCACATCGCTGCGCGACGAGGGACTGCTCTTCGGGGGCCGCGGACGGCGGCCCACCGTGCGGTCGGGGGCCAAGTCCCAGCCCCTCTCGACGTTCCTGCCGTTCGCCGAGTGGGCACGCCAGGAGAACCTGAACCCCGGCCAGCGCACGCTCGAGGCCGCCCGGCGGGAGGCGAGCGCCGAGGCCTGCTGTGCCCTCGAGCTGCCGGACGGAGCCTTCGTTGTCAATATCCTCCGCCTGCGTCTCCTCGACGGCGAGGCCGCGATGCTCGAACGCAGCTCGTTCGTGCTGGATGTGGGCCGGTACCTCGCCGACTCGCATGCCGGAACCGAGTCGATCGTCGAGTTCCTGGGCGAGCGCGGGATCTGGCTAGAGAGCGCGCACCATACGGTCGATGCCATCGCCGCGTCGACCGCGGACGCCCAGCTCCTCGGCGTCGACATCGGGGCGCCGCTGCTGCGCGAGCGCCGGACCACCTACGATTCCGGAGGGCGGCCGGTCGAGTACTCCGATGACCGCTACCTTCCGACTCTGACGAACTTCAGCATTGAGAACCGCGTGCGCGGACCAGTGCCACTGACGGGGCAGCGGGCCTGA
- the mshD gene encoding mycothiol synthase, translated as MTSAYPQDWPVTVVEGRVPKALWAEIRDLLEAAEDADGNPSLSEQTTVLLKSPDTRAEEILTVAVHALDDTSGSSAPEDLAGLAAIAFGPDGAGVVELAVHPTYRNQGVGTRLVEAIRDVRAEAGLAGLKAWSHGNHEAAAELAAMYGFTPERELWKMVLVRRPHEDTPALSPGVRIRAFEPGRDEEAWLDANRSAFAHHPEQGQLRRSDLEARMAEDWFDPEGFFLAVDESDHLLGFHWTKVHPAHGEHRALGEVYAVGVVPEAQGRGLGRALTLHGIDYLHSLGLGTIMLYTDADNRPAVAMYRRLGFTVWDKDVLYSTADPGGRPTVQVR; from the coding sequence ATGACCAGCGCATACCCGCAGGATTGGCCAGTCACCGTCGTCGAGGGACGCGTGCCCAAAGCCCTGTGGGCCGAGATCCGGGACCTGCTGGAGGCCGCCGAGGACGCGGACGGCAATCCGTCCCTCTCCGAGCAGACCACGGTGCTCCTGAAGTCCCCGGACACCCGTGCGGAGGAGATCCTGACGGTTGCGGTGCATGCCCTCGACGACACCTCGGGATCCTCTGCCCCCGAGGACCTCGCGGGTCTCGCCGCGATAGCGTTCGGGCCCGACGGCGCAGGGGTCGTTGAGCTGGCCGTCCATCCCACCTACCGCAATCAGGGTGTGGGAACCAGGCTCGTCGAGGCGATCCGTGACGTGCGGGCGGAAGCCGGGCTCGCGGGCCTCAAGGCCTGGTCGCACGGCAACCACGAGGCCGCGGCCGAGCTCGCGGCCATGTATGGGTTCACGCCGGAGCGCGAGCTGTGGAAGATGGTGCTGGTCCGCCGGCCCCACGAGGACACGCCGGCACTGTCGCCAGGGGTCAGGATCCGGGCCTTCGAGCCGGGGCGCGATGAGGAGGCCTGGCTCGACGCCAACCGCTCGGCCTTCGCCCACCACCCGGAACAGGGGCAGCTTCGGCGCAGCGACCTCGAGGCGCGCATGGCCGAGGACTGGTTCGATCCCGAGGGCTTCTTCCTCGCCGTCGACGAGTCGGACCATCTCCTCGGCTTCCACTGGACCAAGGTCCACCCCGCCCATGGCGAGCACCGTGCCCTCGGCGAGGTCTACGCCGTCGGCGTCGTGCCCGAAGCGCAGGGACGGGGCCTCGGTCGGGCCCTCACGCTCCACGGCATCGACTACCTCCACTCGCTCGGGCTGGGCACCATCATGCTGTACACCGACGCGGACAACCGCCCCGCCGTCGCGATGTACCGCAGGCTCGGCTTCACGGTGTGGGACAAGGACGTCCTGTACAGCACCGCCGACCCCGGGGGCAGGCCAACCGTACAGGTCCGCTAG
- a CDS encoding dihydrofolate reductase produces MNRETTRREIGLIWAQTQAGGVIGKDGAMPWHVPEDLKHFAATTTGHPVVMGRRTWDSIPDRFRPFSGRTNIVVTRQPGWEADGAVVVHSVEAALATAADSPGAELVWVIGGGELFAEALPLAEVAVVTILDLDVDGDTFAPALGSEWRLGAVQPDDGGWLTSRTGVPYRIVEFRRGST; encoded by the coding sequence ATGAACAGAGAGACCACGCGCCGCGAGATCGGGCTGATCTGGGCACAGACCCAGGCGGGCGGCGTGATCGGCAAGGACGGGGCCATGCCGTGGCATGTTCCCGAGGACCTGAAGCACTTCGCGGCCACCACCACCGGACATCCCGTGGTCATGGGCCGGCGCACGTGGGACTCGATCCCTGACCGGTTCCGGCCCTTCTCGGGCCGAACGAACATCGTGGTCACGCGCCAGCCCGGGTGGGAGGCCGACGGCGCCGTCGTCGTGCATTCCGTCGAGGCCGCGCTCGCGACGGCCGCCGACTCGCCCGGCGCCGAGCTCGTGTGGGTGATCGGCGGAGGGGAGCTGTTCGCCGAGGCGCTGCCGCTCGCGGAGGTGGCGGTCGTGACGATCCTCGATCTCGACGTGGACGGTGACACGTTTGCGCCGGCGCTCGGCAGCGAGTGGCGACTCGGGGCGGTCCAGCCGGACGACGGCGGGTGGCTCACCTCCCGCACGGGCGTCCCCTACCGGATCGTGGAGTTCCGCAGAGGCTCAACGTGA
- a CDS encoding permease produces the protein MKAWTRSVASGAVAIAGIGVAVGSSMGGTVAQFISVAVVAVVVGFGWPHFLGIPAKKTNGAVVALAGVASAAAAAFVPGPEYLAWTPLAIAAGVMAAVVVQLIRGTGQSHRLESAFGTSAGVLLCGLGAGWIATARLTGAGSMLLVAAITTVVALLIGMIRWPDTIVGPLAIVFSGLAAPLAGLVFADITVLPATIAGVVIGAVLAAFRALNSTRPDRVAALGFVALGLAPAFAVGAIAYFMDRMLVV, from the coding sequence GTGAAGGCCTGGACGCGTTCCGTGGCGAGCGGGGCCGTGGCGATCGCGGGAATTGGGGTGGCTGTCGGGTCGAGCATGGGCGGAACCGTGGCCCAGTTCATCTCAGTGGCCGTGGTCGCCGTCGTCGTCGGCTTCGGCTGGCCGCATTTCCTGGGCATCCCCGCCAAGAAGACCAACGGCGCCGTGGTCGCGCTCGCGGGGGTCGCCTCGGCGGCTGCCGCGGCCTTCGTGCCCGGCCCCGAGTACCTCGCATGGACGCCGCTCGCCATCGCCGCGGGCGTCATGGCCGCCGTCGTGGTCCAGCTCATCCGGGGCACGGGGCAGAGCCACCGCCTCGAGTCGGCCTTCGGTACGAGCGCCGGGGTTCTCCTGTGCGGCCTCGGTGCAGGGTGGATCGCGACGGCGCGCCTCACCGGGGCGGGATCCATGCTCCTCGTCGCGGCGATCACCACCGTGGTCGCGCTCCTGATCGGGATGATCCGCTGGCCGGACACGATCGTCGGGCCGCTTGCCATCGTGTTCTCCGGCCTCGCGGCACCCCTCGCCGGTCTCGTCTTCGCGGACATCACCGTGCTGCCGGCGACCATCGCCGGCGTCGTGATCGGCGCCGTCCTCGCGGCCTTCCGCGCGCTCAACAGCACCCGCCCGGACAGGGTCGCGGCCCTGGGGTTCGTGGCGCTCGGGCTCGCGCCAGCCTTTGCGGTGGGAGCCATCGCCTACTTCATGGACCGCATGCTCGTGGTGTGA
- a CDS encoding thymidylate synthase codes for MIPTPYEDLLRDVLENGTHKGDRTGTGTRSVFGRQIRFDLAEGFPLITTKRVHFKSVALELLWFLRGDSNVRWLQEQGVTIWDEWADDAGELGPVYGVQWRSWPTPDGGHIDQIAAVMDSLRTTPDSRRHIVSAWNVAEIPSMSLPPCHALFQFYVSPGAEGSPAKLSCQLYQRSADMFLGVPFNIASYALLTHMVAEQLGLGVGDFVWTGGDCHIYDNHLEQVHEQLSRDAYPAPQLRFARTPESIFDYRYEDFEVLGYQHHPTIKARVAV; via the coding sequence ATGATCCCGACTCCCTACGAGGACCTCCTGCGCGACGTGCTCGAGAACGGCACCCACAAGGGCGACCGGACCGGCACGGGGACCCGGAGCGTGTTCGGCCGCCAGATCCGCTTCGACCTCGCCGAAGGCTTCCCCCTCATCACCACCAAGCGCGTGCACTTCAAGTCGGTGGCACTTGAGCTCCTGTGGTTCCTGCGCGGCGACTCGAACGTGCGCTGGCTCCAGGAGCAGGGCGTCACCATCTGGGACGAGTGGGCGGACGACGCCGGCGAGCTGGGTCCCGTCTACGGCGTCCAGTGGCGCTCGTGGCCCACGCCGGACGGCGGGCACATCGACCAGATCGCGGCCGTCATGGACTCGCTGCGCACCACCCCGGACTCCCGGCGGCACATCGTCTCGGCGTGGAACGTCGCCGAGATCCCGAGCATGTCCCTGCCGCCGTGCCACGCGCTGTTCCAGTTCTACGTGTCTCCGGGCGCCGAGGGGTCCCCTGCCAAGCTGAGCTGCCAGCTCTACCAGCGCAGCGCCGACATGTTCCTGGGCGTCCCCTTCAACATCGCCTCGTACGCGCTCCTGACCCATATGGTCGCCGAGCAGCTCGGACTCGGCGTCGGCGACTTCGTCTGGACGGGCGGGGACTGCCACATCTACGACAACCACCTCGAGCAGGTCCACGAACAGCTCTCCCGCGACGCCTACCCGGCCCCGCAGCTGAGGTTCGCCCGGACGCCTGAGAGCATCTTCGACTACAGGTACGAGGACTTCGAGGTACTCGGGTACCAGCACCATCCGACGATCAAGGCTCGCGTAGCGGTGTGA
- a CDS encoding FABP family protein, protein MPIEIPSGLTPELVPLSWLIGEWEGRGRLGAGEGEDPHFIQRMVFVDAGFPYLQYTAESWLADEDGNRIRPLATEMGYWQIDRPLQDADGGPGLAPPDIVPTYTSAEAVESLRNSQDGFDITATIVHPGSIAELYYGQIKGPQIHLSTDAVLRGAHARDYKAATRIFGLVNSDLFWRWDVAAAGAPLAPHASAILRRLSGPRSAQAPSE, encoded by the coding sequence GTGCCCATCGAGATCCCATCCGGACTGACCCCCGAGCTTGTCCCACTGTCGTGGCTCATCGGGGAATGGGAGGGACGGGGCCGACTCGGTGCCGGGGAGGGGGAGGACCCCCATTTCATCCAGCGCATGGTCTTCGTGGACGCCGGCTTCCCCTACCTGCAGTACACCGCCGAGAGCTGGCTGGCCGACGAGGACGGGAACCGCATCCGGCCCCTTGCGACTGAGATGGGCTACTGGCAGATCGACCGTCCGCTTCAGGACGCCGACGGCGGGCCGGGCCTCGCTCCGCCGGACATCGTGCCGACCTACACGTCCGCCGAGGCGGTCGAGTCCCTGCGCAACAGCCAGGACGGGTTCGACATCACGGCCACGATCGTCCATCCAGGTAGTATCGCCGAGCTGTACTACGGGCAGATCAAGGGCCCGCAGATCCACTTGAGCACGGACGCCGTGCTGCGCGGTGCGCATGCCCGCGACTACAAGGCGGCCACGCGCATCTTCGGACTCGTGAACTCGGACCTCTTCTGGCGCTGGGACGTGGCAGCGGCCGGCGCGCCGCTCGCTCCCCACGCCTCCGCGATCCTCCGCCGGCTCTCCGGGCCGCGGAGCGCACAAGCGCCATCAGAGTAG
- a CDS encoding RNA degradosome polyphosphate kinase — translation MTEAARDQSTTTSEPHSPTAVAEGSTHDGAASPAAGAAEPAAAPSSGTTSPRAARTAPVFGSSEVPAARATEDRFYIPESAPSPTPDGEHGTDRFLDRELSWLAFNARVLELAEDPDLFLLERVNFLSIFASNLDEFFMVRVAGLKRRIATGLAVPSPAGLSPHEVLEQISEAAHVLQERHCKAFAEQIRPALEESGIRLVTWDDLGEAEHEQLSTMFSEQVFPILTPLAVDPAHPFPYISGLSLNLAVIVRNPVSDKELFARLKVPDQLPRLISVDGPRAGNLPRRAARFIPLEDLIAVHLDQLFPGMEVLEHHTFRVTRNEDLEVEEDDAENLLQALEKELLRRRFGPPVRLEVTTDISPNVRALLVRELGVEEPEVYSLPAPLDLRGLSVIGGIDRPELHYPKQLAHTSRYLNESETSKAANVFAAMRRRDILLHHPYDSFSTSVQAFLEQAASDPKVQAIKQTLYRTSGDSPIVDALIDAAEAGKQVLALVEIKARFDEQANISWARKLEQAGVHVVYGIVGLKTHCKLSLVVRQENDGLRRYCHIGTGNYHPRTARYYEDLGLLTCDEQVGDDLSRLFNQLSGYAPKSTFKRLLVAPRSVRSGLIDRIETEIRNAGAGLRARVVIKVNSMVDEAIIDSLYRASQAGVTVDIIVRGICALRPGVPGLSENITVRSILGRFLEHSRVFAFANGGNPVVYIGSADMMHRNLDRRVEALVQLRNRDDISDLTALLDRYVASTTASWHLDTDGGWTRHHLDEDGKPLEDIQSWLLASRARQRPVSLR, via the coding sequence ATGACTGAAGCCGCACGGGACCAGAGCACCACGACCTCTGAGCCCCACTCGCCCACGGCTGTCGCCGAAGGTTCGACGCACGACGGCGCCGCCTCGCCAGCCGCCGGAGCAGCGGAACCTGCCGCCGCGCCGTCGTCCGGGACGACCAGCCCCAGGGCCGCCCGCACCGCGCCGGTGTTCGGATCCTCCGAGGTGCCCGCAGCGCGCGCCACCGAGGACCGCTTCTACATCCCCGAGTCCGCCCCGAGCCCCACTCCCGACGGCGAGCACGGCACGGACCGCTTCCTCGACCGAGAACTGAGCTGGCTCGCCTTCAACGCGCGCGTCCTCGAGCTCGCCGAGGACCCCGACCTGTTCCTCCTCGAGCGGGTCAACTTCCTCTCGATCTTCGCCTCGAACCTCGATGAGTTCTTCATGGTCCGGGTCGCGGGGCTCAAGCGCCGCATCGCGACCGGGCTCGCTGTCCCCTCCCCCGCCGGTCTGAGCCCGCACGAGGTCCTCGAGCAGATCTCCGAGGCCGCCCACGTGCTCCAGGAGCGCCACTGCAAGGCGTTCGCCGAGCAGATCCGCCCGGCCCTCGAGGAGTCGGGGATCCGGCTCGTCACGTGGGACGATCTGGGCGAGGCAGAGCACGAGCAGCTGAGCACGATGTTCTCCGAGCAGGTGTTCCCGATCCTCACGCCCCTCGCCGTGGACCCCGCGCATCCGTTCCCCTACATCTCAGGCCTCTCGCTCAACCTTGCGGTGATCGTCCGCAACCCTGTGAGCGACAAAGAGCTGTTCGCTCGGCTCAAGGTGCCGGACCAGCTGCCCCGGCTCATCTCAGTGGACGGCCCCCGCGCCGGGAACCTCCCCCGCCGCGCCGCGCGGTTCATCCCGCTCGAGGACCTCATCGCGGTGCACCTCGACCAGCTGTTCCCGGGCATGGAGGTGCTTGAGCACCACACGTTCCGCGTGACCCGCAACGAGGACCTCGAGGTCGAGGAGGACGACGCCGAGAACCTCCTCCAGGCGCTCGAGAAGGAGCTCCTGCGCCGGCGCTTCGGCCCGCCGGTCCGCCTCGAGGTGACCACGGACATCAGCCCCAACGTGCGGGCGCTGCTCGTGCGCGAGCTCGGGGTCGAGGAGCCAGAGGTGTACTCCCTCCCCGCGCCGCTGGACCTGCGCGGCCTTTCCGTGATCGGCGGGATTGACAGGCCCGAACTGCACTACCCGAAGCAGCTCGCGCACACGTCCCGCTACCTCAACGAATCCGAGACGTCCAAGGCCGCGAACGTATTCGCGGCCATGCGCCGCCGTGACATCCTCCTCCACCACCCCTACGACTCGTTCTCGACCTCGGTCCAGGCCTTCCTCGAGCAGGCGGCCTCGGACCCGAAGGTCCAGGCCATCAAGCAGACCCTCTACCGCACGTCCGGCGACTCCCCCATCGTCGACGCCCTGATCGATGCGGCCGAGGCGGGCAAGCAGGTCCTTGCGCTCGTGGAGATCAAGGCCCGCTTCGATGAGCAAGCCAACATCTCGTGGGCGCGCAAGCTCGAGCAGGCCGGCGTCCACGTGGTCTACGGGATCGTGGGCCTCAAGACGCACTGCAAGCTCTCGCTCGTGGTGCGCCAGGAGAACGACGGGCTCCGCCGCTACTGCCACATCGGCACCGGCAACTACCACCCGCGCACGGCGCGCTACTACGAGGACCTGGGCCTCCTCACGTGCGACGAGCAGGTGGGCGACGACCTGTCCAGGCTCTTCAACCAGCTCTCCGGCTACGCCCCCAAGTCCACGTTCAAGCGGCTCCTCGTAGCGCCCCGCTCGGTCCGCTCGGGGCTCATCGACCGCATCGAGACGGAGATCCGCAACGCTGGGGCCGGCCTGCGGGCGCGCGTGGTCATCAAGGTCAACTCGATGGTCGATGAGGCCATCATCGACTCGCTCTACCGGGCCTCACAGGCCGGGGTGACGGTGGACATCATCGTCCGCGGCATCTGCGCACTCCGCCCCGGCGTGCCGGGACTGAGCGAGAACATCACGGTCCGCTCGATCCTGGGGCGGTTCCTCGAGCACTCCCGCGTGTTCGCCTTCGCCAACGGCGGCAACCCTGTCGTGTACATCGGCTCCGCCGACATGATGCACCGCAATCTGGACCGCCGAGTCGAGGCCCTCGTGCAGTTGCGGAACCGCGACGACATCTCGGACCTGACCGCGCTGCTCGACCGGTACGTTGCGTCAACCACAGCCTCGTGGCATCTCGACACCGATGGCGGCTGGACCCGCCACCACCTCGACGAGGACGGCAAGCCGCTCGAGGACATCCAGTCCTGGCTCCTCGCCTCGCGCGCACGGCAGCGGCCCGTGAGCCTGCGCTGA
- a CDS encoding NUDIX hydrolase encodes MMADTPVEDQTEHPGEPIAVHAAGAIPWRASGDRLEVLMIHRPRYDDWSWPKGKLDSGETLPECAAREVREEIGADARLGIPLPPTHYRVPVGLKSVRYWAIQIEKSTTIRPDRAEVDQTYWCSPDEAERLLTNRTDVAPLKALVDAHRRGHLATRPLILLRHAKAKPRSSWTKAEGDRTLAASGVRQAQAVGRLLTVWKPVRVVTSPWRRCLDTVLPYVRASRSKVKIRLVEDLTEHGAARKPRKAAAAVVSLFDKGKPAVLCSHRPVLPTLLHEFRTFLAPGLASELPTSDPYLTPGELIVFHVPVEGRQRVVALEQVKPFDD; translated from the coding sequence CTGATGGCAGACACCCCGGTCGAGGACCAGACCGAACATCCCGGCGAGCCGATCGCCGTCCATGCCGCCGGGGCCATTCCCTGGCGTGCGAGCGGCGATCGGCTCGAGGTCCTGATGATCCACCGGCCGCGCTACGACGACTGGTCATGGCCCAAGGGCAAGCTGGACTCCGGAGAGACGCTCCCCGAGTGCGCGGCCCGCGAGGTCCGGGAGGAGATAGGGGCCGACGCGCGGCTCGGCATTCCCCTGCCGCCCACCCACTACCGCGTTCCCGTGGGGCTCAAGTCGGTCCGCTACTGGGCCATCCAGATCGAGAAGTCGACGACCATCCGGCCCGACCGCGCAGAGGTTGACCAGACCTACTGGTGCAGCCCCGACGAGGCCGAGCGCCTCCTGACCAACCGCACGGACGTTGCGCCCCTCAAGGCCCTCGTCGATGCGCACCGCAGAGGGCATCTCGCGACGCGTCCGCTCATCCTCCTGCGGCATGCGAAGGCCAAGCCCCGAAGCTCCTGGACCAAGGCCGAGGGGGACCGAACCCTCGCCGCGAGCGGCGTCCGGCAGGCCCAGGCGGTGGGGCGCCTCCTGACCGTTTGGAAGCCGGTCCGCGTCGTGACCAGCCCCTGGCGGCGCTGTCTCGACACCGTGCTCCCGTATGTGCGGGCATCCCGCTCGAAGGTCAAGATTCGGCTGGTCGAGGACCTGACCGAGCATGGCGCCGCGAGAAAGCCGCGGAAGGCCGCGGCCGCCGTCGTGAGTCTCTTCGACAAGGGCAAGCCCGCGGTGCTGTGCAGCCACCGGCCGGTCCTCCCGACCCTCCTGCACGAATTCCGGACCTTCCTCGCCCCGGGGCTGGCCTCGGAGCTGCCCACCTCCGATCCGTATCTCACGCCCGGGGAACTCATCGTTTTCCACGTGCCCGTCGAGGGGCGGCAGCGCGTCGTGGCCCTCGAACAGGTGAAGCCCTTCGATGACTGA
- a CDS encoding YgfZ/GcvT domain-containing protein — protein MTYASPLLARHGAVAALGPDEGVAAHYGDPMREQRALAHGSAAVDLSYRGVVTVAGPDRLSWLTTLSSQQVTGLRPGDSSELLLLSIQGRIEFDARIMDDGERAWLLVEAGEAEGLATWLTSMKFMLRVEVTDESERWGVLASTRRLESLDAFGPHAAALVWADPWPHVAPGGYSYAAVDDAHHPGLDRPWFEHVVERSRLADAIEALEADGVGLAGTMASEALRIAAWRPRWGLETDERTIPHELDLLRTAVHLSKGCYKGQETIARVHNLGHPPRRLTLLQLDGSTHTLPAAGSPVVAAGGAGDATRPLGRVTSAALHYEMGPIALAVLKRSVDPDAALVVHGEAEGEEYAAAQEPIVAPDAGQVVGRPTGLLRRNA, from the coding sequence ATGACGTACGCTTCCCCACTCCTTGCGCGGCACGGTGCTGTCGCGGCCCTTGGCCCCGACGAGGGTGTGGCCGCCCATTATGGCGACCCTATGCGGGAGCAGCGGGCACTCGCGCACGGGAGTGCCGCCGTCGACCTCTCCTACCGCGGCGTCGTGACCGTCGCGGGCCCCGACCGGCTCTCGTGGCTCACGACCCTCTCCTCCCAGCAGGTCACCGGCCTCAGGCCGGGGGACTCGAGTGAGCTGCTCCTGCTGAGCATCCAGGGCCGGATCGAGTTCGACGCCCGGATCATGGACGACGGCGAGCGGGCCTGGCTCCTCGTCGAGGCGGGCGAGGCGGAGGGCCTCGCCACGTGGCTGACGTCCATGAAGTTCATGCTCCGCGTCGAGGTCACCGACGAGTCCGAGCGGTGGGGCGTCCTCGCGTCGACCCGGCGGCTCGAGTCCCTCGATGCGTTCGGCCCGCACGCTGCTGCGCTCGTCTGGGCCGACCCCTGGCCGCACGTTGCACCGGGCGGCTACAGCTATGCGGCCGTCGATGACGCCCACCACCCGGGCCTCGACCGGCCGTGGTTCGAGCATGTGGTGGAGCGCTCGCGGCTCGCCGACGCCATCGAGGCCCTTGAGGCCGACGGGGTGGGGCTTGCCGGCACGATGGCCTCCGAGGCCTTGCGCATCGCCGCGTGGCGCCCGCGCTGGGGGCTCGAGACTGATGAGCGCACCATCCCGCACGAGCTCGACCTGCTCAGGACTGCCGTTCACCTCTCGAAGGGCTGCTACAAGGGCCAGGAGACGATCGCGCGCGTGCACAACCTCGGGCACCCGCCGCGGCGCCTCACCCTCCTCCAGCTCGACGGTTCTACCCACACCCTGCCCGCGGCGGGCAGCCCCGTGGTGGCCGCAGGGGGCGCCGGGGACGCCACCAGGCCCCTTGGCCGGGTGACGTCTGCGGCCCTCCACTACGAGATGGGTCCGATTGCCCTCGCCGTGCTCAAGCGCTCGGTCGACCCGGACGCCGCCCTTGTGGTCCACGGCGAGGCCGAGGGCGAGGAGTACGCCGCCGCTCAAGAGCCCATTGTCGCGCCCGACGCCGGCCAGGTCGTCGGTCGTCCCACCGGATTGCTCAGGAGGAACGCATGA